From the Cyanobacteria bacterium FACHB-DQ100 genome, one window contains:
- a CDS encoding diaminopimelate epimerase — translation MTIEFTKYHGLGNDFILIDNRTSDQPKLTPEDAVRWCDRHFGIGADGVIFALPGQDGTDYTMRIFNSDGSEPEMCGNGIRCLGRFLADLEVAETGKSQPQYRIHTLAGVMTPKFEADGQVTVDMGEPRLLAGEIPTTIAAPDQKVINQPLEVAGQVWNVTCVSMGNPHCITFVDDVAAIGLEEIGTLFENHPVFPQRTNTEFIEVVRSDYLKMRVWERGAGITLACGTGACASLVAAVLNQKCDRRVTIELPGGCLQIEWAVDNRLYMTGSAEKVFTGIRQ, via the coding sequence ATGACGATTGAATTTACGAAATATCACGGGCTGGGCAACGATTTTATTTTGATCGACAATCGCACGTCCGATCAGCCGAAACTGACTCCTGAAGATGCGGTAAGGTGGTGCGATCGACATTTTGGCATCGGAGCAGACGGCGTGATTTTCGCGCTTCCGGGTCAAGATGGCACCGATTACACGATGCGAATCTTTAATTCCGATGGTTCAGAGCCAGAGATGTGTGGAAATGGCATCCGCTGTTTGGGACGGTTTCTGGCAGATTTGGAAGTTGCAGAAACCGGAAAATCTCAACCCCAATACCGCATTCACACTTTAGCAGGGGTAATGACTCCGAAGTTTGAAGCCGATGGTCAAGTTACGGTGGATATGGGAGAACCGCGTTTATTGGCAGGAGAAATTCCGACGACGATCGCGGCTCCAGATCAAAAAGTAATTAATCAACCGCTCGAAGTGGCAGGGCAAGTTTGGAATGTCACTTGTGTCAGTATGGGAAACCCCCACTGTATTACATTCGTGGACGATGTTGCCGCAATCGGGCTTGAAGAAATTGGCACCCTGTTTGAAAACCATCCTGTTTTCCCGCAGCGTACCAATACCGAGTTTATTGAAGTGGTGCGATCGGACTACCTTAAAATGCGAGTCTGGGAGCGCGGAGCCGGAATTACCTTAGCTTGCGGAACCGGAGCTTGTGCCTCGCTGGTTGCGGCTGTACTGAATCAAAAATGCGATCGTCGCGTCACGATTGAGTTGCCCGGCGGTTGTTTGCAAATTGAGTGGGCAGTCGATAACAGGCTGTATATGACGGGCAGCGCTGAGAAGGTCTTTACTGGAATCCGGCAGTAG
- a CDS encoding DUF4327 family protein, whose translation MLQTVQYSLEMIQDEVRQLIDRGVISKQQPIYTLCKHIPAREWMRFEAELERYDFLLRDRISDLICQECWDND comes from the coding sequence ATGCTTCAGACCGTACAGTATTCGCTTGAAATGATTCAAGACGAAGTACGCCAATTGATCGATCGCGGCGTTATTAGCAAACAACAGCCGATTTACACCCTTTGTAAGCATATTCCAGCTCGTGAGTGGATGCGCTTTGAAGCCGAGTTAGAGCGTTATGATTTTCTGCTGCGCGATCGCATTAGCGATCTAATCTGTCAGGAATGCTGGGATAACGATTAG
- the pdxA gene encoding 4-hydroxythreonine-4-phosphate dehydrogenase PdxA translates to MTRLIIPIGDPAGIGAEVILKALADPTIAESADLTIVGNRNYLHEIHDCLSALCSDLANPKDLKILHLDSPGTITLGTGDAYSGEASFRCLETAIDRTLAGEFDGIVTAPIAKSAWKAAGHVYPGQTELLAEKAGVDRYGMMFVARSPYTDWTLRTLLATTHIPLRQVADALTPNGLTRKLELLIECLEHAFGIAQPRIAIAGLNPHSGEQGQLGREEIDWILTWLDEMRDRFPHVQLDGLLPPDTMWVKPGQAWFGSAPVTAHDAYLALYHDQGLIPVKLMAFDRAVNTSIGLPFVRTSPDHGTAFDIAGKGIADATSMKAAIKLAVELVQRRAYFTSAEII, encoded by the coding sequence ATGACTCGTTTAATTATTCCAATCGGCGACCCTGCGGGAATCGGTGCAGAAGTTATTCTTAAGGCACTGGCTGATCCGACGATCGCTGAAAGTGCCGATCTTACCATCGTTGGAAATCGCAATTATCTCCATGAAATCCACGATTGCCTCAGTGCCTTATGTTCTGACTTAGCGAACCCAAAAGACCTCAAAATTCTGCACCTTGATAGTCCAGGAACGATCACACTCGGCACAGGGGATGCCTATAGTGGCGAAGCCAGTTTTCGGTGTTTAGAAACCGCAATTGATCGAACCTTGGCGGGTGAGTTTGACGGCATCGTTACGGCTCCGATCGCCAAATCTGCCTGGAAAGCCGCAGGTCACGTTTACCCCGGACAGACCGAATTGCTTGCCGAAAAAGCAGGAGTCGATCGCTACGGCATGATGTTTGTGGCTCGATCTCCTTACACCGATTGGACATTACGTACTCTTTTGGCAACCACGCACATTCCACTGCGGCAGGTTGCGGATGCCCTTACACCGAATGGATTAACGCGCAAATTGGAACTTTTGATCGAATGTCTTGAACACGCATTTGGAATTGCCCAGCCGCGAATTGCGATCGCTGGACTAAATCCCCACAGTGGCGAACAAGGACAACTTGGACGCGAAGAAATCGATTGGATCTTGACTTGGCTGGACGAGATGCGCGATCGATTTCCTCACGTTCAACTGGATGGATTGCTGCCGCCGGATACGATGTGGGTCAAACCGGGGCAGGCTTGGTTTGGGAGCGCTCCGGTGACAGCTCATGATGCGTATCTGGCGCTGTATCACGATCAAGGCTTAATTCCCGTGAAGTTAATGGCGTTCGATCGTGCCGTCAACACGTCGATCGGATTGCCGTTTGTACGAACTTCACCCGATCATGGGACTGCGTTTGATATTGCGGGTAAAGGAATTGCTGATGCAACTAGCATGAAAGCCGCGATCAAACTTGCGGTTGAACTGGTGCAGCGTCGAGCATATTTCACTTCAGCCGAAATAATATAA
- a CDS encoding cytochrome B6 has translation MAGEIFNTAILAFTLILVGLSLGFLLLRLQGGEE, from the coding sequence ATGGCTGGAGAGATTTTTAACACCGCAATCCTGGCGTTTACCCTGATTTTGGTTGGGTTGTCGCTGGGCTTTTTGCTTCTCAGACTTCAGGGCGGCGAAGAGTAA
- a CDS encoding helix-turn-helix transcriptional regulator, with translation MANPNLVTPAADQCSDQHPVNLDHIRSLHRDLLSVEKSQRMAEFFSLLGDANRLRILSALSIQEICVCDLAAAVKMSESAVSHQLRALRSMRLVGYRKQGRNVYYSLKDHHVFNLYREVAEHLDEEE, from the coding sequence ATGGCAAATCCTAATCTTGTGACACCTGCGGCTGACCAATGCAGTGATCAGCATCCGGTGAACTTAGACCATATTCGCTCTCTGCACCGCGACCTTTTGAGTGTGGAAAAGTCTCAGCGAATGGCAGAATTCTTTAGCTTACTGGGGGATGCCAATCGATTGAGGATTCTCTCAGCGCTATCCATTCAAGAAATTTGCGTCTGTGATCTTGCTGCTGCGGTGAAGATGTCAGAATCTGCGGTTTCGCATCAATTAAGGGCGTTACGATCGATGCGGTTAGTGGGATATCGGAAACAGGGTCGTAATGTCTATTACTCGCTCAAAGATCATCATGTGTTTAATCTTTACCGCGAGGTTGCCGAGCATTTAGATGAAGAAGAGTGA
- a CDS encoding SDR family oxidoreductase — protein MSVLIVGATGTLGRQITRRALDEGYKVRCLVRSPRRAAFLKEWGAELVTGNLCYPETLPAALEGVTAVIDAATARATDSLSIRQIDWIGKVNLIQATKAAGVDRYIFLSILDAEKFPNVPLMEIKTCTEKFLAESGLDYTILRPCGFLQGLIGQYAIPILEGQGVWVMGSTAPTAYMDTIDIAKFAVQCLKVPESISKTLPVVGSKAWSADEIIKLCERLSGKEARVTKTPIGVVRATRRIAQFFQWTWNIADRLAFTEVVATGRPLVAPMDETYQILNLNPQEMTTLESYMQEYFSRILKKLKEVEYAQEQAKKKKERTKKAYPRF, from the coding sequence ATGAGCGTATTGATTGTAGGTGCCACGGGTACCTTGGGAAGACAGATTACTCGTCGCGCCTTGGATGAGGGATATAAGGTACGCTGTCTCGTCCGTAGTCCCAGAAGAGCGGCCTTTCTCAAGGAATGGGGAGCCGAGCTTGTCACCGGGAACTTGTGCTATCCAGAAACCTTACCTGCGGCGCTAGAAGGAGTGACAGCAGTGATTGATGCTGCAACGGCTCGCGCAACCGATTCGCTTAGCATCAGGCAAATCGACTGGATAGGCAAAGTTAACTTAATTCAAGCGACGAAAGCAGCAGGGGTCGATCGCTATATTTTTCTTTCTATTTTGGATGCTGAAAAATTTCCCAACGTTCCCTTAATGGAAATTAAGACCTGCACTGAAAAGTTTTTAGCAGAGTCAGGATTAGACTATACAATTTTGCGCCCTTGTGGATTCTTACAGGGATTAATCGGACAATACGCCATCCCAATTCTAGAAGGGCAAGGCGTTTGGGTCATGGGCAGTACCGCCCCAACTGCTTACATGGACACGATCGATATTGCCAAATTCGCTGTGCAATGCCTCAAAGTGCCGGAGTCGATCAGCAAAACTCTTCCCGTCGTTGGTTCAAAAGCTTGGAGCGCCGACGAAATTATTAAGCTTTGTGAACGTCTCTCCGGTAAAGAAGCGCGAGTGACAAAAACGCCGATTGGAGTCGTTAGAGCCACCCGTCGCATTGCTCAATTCTTCCAGTGGACTTGGAATATTGCCGATCGGCTGGCATTTACTGAAGTGGTCGCAACCGGAAGACCGCTCGTGGCTCCGATGGATGAAACTTATCAAATCTTGAATCTCAATCCGCAAGAGATGACAACGCTGGAATCCTATATGCAGGAGTATTTCAGCCGCATCCTGAAGAAGCTCAAGGAAGTCGAATATGCCCAAGAGCAAGCCAAGAAAAAGAAAGAACGCACCAAGAAAGCGTATCCTCGATTTTAG
- a CDS encoding NAD(+) kinase, with the protein MPKAGIIYNDGKEIACQVATQLKDKLISLGWEVALAPGAGGILGYASPESPICHTPIDRLVPPGFDAEMKFAIVLGGDGTVLSAFRQVAPCHIPLLAVNTGHLGFLTEILLDQLPNAIEAILADEYEIEERTMLRVQIVREDVMLWEALCLNEMVLYREPLTSMCHFEIEVGRHTRVDIAADGIIVSTPTGSTAYSLSAGGPVIVPGVPVMILVPICPHSLASRALVFTNSEPVTIYPANPNRLVLTADGNAGCYVLPNDRVCVQKAPYPARFVRLRPPEFFHVLREKLGWGLPHVAKPSSGQC; encoded by the coding sequence GTGCCGAAAGCTGGCATTATCTACAACGATGGCAAAGAAATTGCTTGTCAGGTTGCTACGCAACTCAAAGACAAGCTGATTTCGCTGGGCTGGGAAGTGGCACTTGCACCCGGTGCGGGTGGAATTTTGGGCTATGCCTCGCCGGAAAGTCCGATCTGCCATACGCCGATCGATCGATTAGTTCCACCAGGGTTTGATGCAGAGATGAAATTTGCGATCGTGCTTGGCGGCGATGGCACCGTTCTTTCTGCATTCCGCCAGGTTGCCCCTTGTCATATTCCTTTGCTCGCCGTAAATACGGGTCATTTGGGCTTCTTGACTGAAATCCTCCTCGACCAATTGCCAAATGCGATCGAAGCCATCTTGGCAGATGAGTACGAGATCGAAGAACGCACAATGCTGCGGGTGCAGATTGTTCGCGAGGATGTCATGCTGTGGGAGGCGCTCTGCCTCAACGAAATGGTGCTCTATCGAGAACCACTCACCAGCATGTGTCATTTTGAGATTGAGGTCGGACGGCATACCCGCGTCGATATTGCTGCGGATGGAATTATCGTCTCGACTCCGACAGGTTCAACTGCCTATTCTTTATCCGCAGGTGGCCCTGTGATCGTTCCGGGGGTTCCGGTGATGATTTTAGTGCCTATTTGTCCGCACTCATTAGCCTCACGAGCGCTGGTGTTTACCAATAGCGAACCGGTCACGATTTACCCCGCTAATCCGAATCGGCTAGTGTTGACGGCTGATGGCAATGCGGGCTGCTATGTCTTGCCAAACGATCGAGTCTGTGTGCAAAAAGCGCCGTATCCGGCTCGATTTGTGCGATTACGCCCACCCGAATTTTTTCATGTTCTCAGAGAGAAGTTAGGCTGGGGCTTACCGCATGTGGCTAAACCTTCGTCTGGACAATGCTGA
- a CDS encoding response regulator transcription factor: MSLADAPPCVLIIETDPALAHHVSIDLQESGYDTIVVHDARAGLRQAIEKHPALIVVDRLLDGDSGLTFCHDLRTTGTRTPVLLLMARDTVDDRVACIEAGADDYFLKPYRSEEFLKLVRLYLKPDISVSEQLRFGDLVLDLATRQAFRNGRAIDLTMKEFELLKYLMEHPREVLTREQILENVWGYDFVGESNVIEVYIRYLRLKIEDEGEKRLIQTVRGVGYVLRES, translated from the coding sequence ATGAGTCTTGCAGATGCTCCCCCCTGTGTCCTGATTATCGAAACTGATCCAGCATTAGCCCATCACGTTAGCATTGATTTGCAAGAATCGGGGTATGACACGATCGTTGTCCATGATGCCCGTGCTGGATTGCGACAGGCGATCGAGAAACATCCGGCTCTCATCGTGGTTGATCGTTTATTAGATGGAGATTCCGGTCTGACGTTCTGCCACGATCTTCGCACGACCGGAACTCGAACCCCCGTGTTACTCCTGATGGCGCGAGATACGGTGGACGATCGAGTTGCCTGTATCGAAGCGGGAGCGGATGATTATTTCCTCAAGCCTTACCGCAGTGAGGAATTTCTCAAGCTTGTCCGGTTGTATCTCAAGCCGGACATTTCGGTTTCTGAACAATTGCGGTTCGGGGACTTGGTGCTAGATTTGGCAACTCGTCAGGCGTTTCGCAATGGTCGAGCGATCGATCTCACGATGAAGGAGTTTGAATTGCTCAAATACCTGATGGAGCATCCCCGCGAGGTGCTGACACGAGAGCAAATTCTAGAGAATGTCTGGGGATATGATTTTGTTGGGGAGTCGAATGTGATTGAAGTTTATATTCGATACCTCCGCTTAAAGATCGAAGACGAGGGCGAAAAGCGCCTGATTCAAACGGTACGCGGTGTTGGTTACGTTTTAAGAGAGTCATGA
- a CDS encoding DUF192 domain-containing protein, with the protein MKSTHQMICASLGLLLVSCSTMPSVPDGIVTGEKPAPSPTAPIVSNSSMGQILPLSASFKVADQVIKLEVARTPDEQATGLMYRTSLADDRGMLFPFNPPRPTQFWMKNTLIPLDMLFLRNGIIRSISANVPPCQANPCPTYGSPTEEIDQVIELRAGRAAELNLKAGDRITIQTIK; encoded by the coding sequence ATGAAATCAACGCATCAAATGATCTGCGCGAGTTTGGGATTGCTATTGGTCAGTTGCTCTACGATGCCGTCGGTACCTGATGGAATTGTAACTGGGGAAAAACCTGCACCTTCTCCCACAGCCCCCATAGTTTCCAACTCATCAATGGGTCAAATTCTGCCGCTTTCAGCATCCTTTAAAGTTGCAGATCAAGTAATCAAGTTAGAAGTGGCAAGAACTCCAGACGAGCAAGCAACAGGCTTGATGTATCGTACAAGCTTGGCAGACGATCGGGGAATGCTCTTTCCGTTCAATCCACCCCGTCCCACCCAGTTTTGGATGAAGAACACGCTGATTCCTCTAGATATGCTGTTTTTACGGAACGGAATTATTCGATCGATCTCTGCAAACGTGCCACCTTGCCAAGCAAATCCCTGCCCAACTTACGGTTCTCCCACTGAAGAAATTGATCAAGTAATCGAACTGAGAGCAGGTAGAGCCGCAGAACTTAACCTAAAAGCAGGCGATCGCATCACGATTCAGACAATTAAATAA
- a CDS encoding DUF2949 domain-containing protein, translating into MLSATHSKFIRFLQEELSLSTSSIALALRYREQNPGPLPMILWQYGLVTIEQLDRIYSWLESSDR; encoded by the coding sequence ATGTTGTCTGCTACTCACTCTAAATTTATTCGCTTTCTCCAGGAAGAGCTTTCACTTTCAACGTCTTCGATCGCCCTCGCATTACGATATCGAGAACAGAACCCTGGCCCCTTGCCGATGATTCTCTGGCAGTATGGATTAGTTACAATAGAACAGCTTGACAGAATCTATAGCTGGTTAGAATCCTCCGATCGCTAA
- a CDS encoding glycosyltransferase, with product MKLLFLDQTGKSGGAELCLLDIATAYQNSCLVGLFEDGDFRQRLEQRKIPVQVLAEKAIAVRKSSGAIAGLLSLGQLLPLIHRVAGLSREYDAIYANTQKALVVGAIASTLSRRPLIYHLHDILSPDHFSRANRRIAVWMANQARLVIANSKASRAAFIEAGGNPALVEVVYNGFEPEAYAVEVETNELRSSLGLTGRFIVGHFSRLSPWKGQHVLIEALQYCDETVSAVFVGDALFGEQAYVQQLQQQVQQLGLRDRVKFLGFREDVIPLMKLCDVVAHTSIAAEPFGRVIVESMLCGRPTIAAASGAAVELIDPGVTGWLTQSGDAKALAGAIESCRKFPTEAAQIAAFAQQQACQNFQLTQTNAQIHQHLQNRLSPVNYVEKAN from the coding sequence GTGAAACTTCTATTTCTAGACCAGACGGGCAAATCTGGTGGTGCAGAACTCTGCTTGCTTGATATTGCAACTGCTTACCAGAACTCCTGCCTAGTCGGTCTATTTGAAGATGGGGACTTTCGGCAGCGATTAGAACAGCGAAAAATTCCAGTCCAGGTTTTAGCTGAAAAAGCGATTGCGGTTCGCAAGTCGAGCGGAGCGATCGCGGGCTTATTGAGTCTGGGTCAATTGCTTCCGTTAATCCACCGGGTTGCAGGCTTGAGTCGTGAATACGATGCAATCTACGCCAATACACAGAAAGCGTTAGTCGTCGGCGCGATTGCGAGTACGCTGTCCCGCCGACCCTTGATTTATCATTTGCATGACATTCTTTCGCCCGATCACTTCAGCCGCGCTAATCGCCGCATCGCGGTATGGATGGCAAATCAAGCCAGATTGGTGATCGCAAATTCCAAGGCAAGTCGAGCCGCATTTATTGAAGCAGGCGGCAATCCAGCGTTAGTCGAAGTGGTTTACAACGGATTTGAGCCGGAAGCCTACGCAGTTGAAGTAGAGACGAATGAGTTGCGATCGTCGCTCGGCTTGACTGGACGATTTATCGTGGGTCACTTCAGCCGCCTATCGCCCTGGAAAGGACAGCACGTTCTCATCGAAGCATTGCAATATTGTGACGAAACCGTTAGTGCAGTCTTTGTTGGAGATGCACTGTTCGGAGAGCAAGCCTATGTTCAGCAGCTACAGCAGCAGGTTCAGCAGCTAGGACTGCGCGATCGCGTGAAGTTTTTGGGGTTTCGCGAGGATGTGATTCCACTGATGAAACTGTGTGATGTCGTAGCGCATACCTCGATCGCAGCTGAACCTTTCGGACGGGTGATTGTGGAGTCGATGCTCTGCGGTAGACCGACGATCGCAGCCGCGTCTGGTGCGGCAGTAGAGCTAATCGATCCGGGTGTAACAGGATGGCTGACTCAATCTGGGGATGCAAAAGCCCTAGCAGGAGCGATCGAATCCTGCCGCAAATTCCCAACCGAAGCGGCTCAAATTGCTGCTTTTGCTCAACAGCAAGCTTGTCAAAATTTCCAACTTACTCAGACTAATGCTCAAATTCACCAGCATTTGCAAAATCGGCTCTCTCCAGTGAACTATGTCGAGAAAGCTAACTGA
- a CDS encoding glycosyltransferase — translation MAVRPLLITDKPLISVFLPALAGGGAERAMLYLAVGLAERGWRVNLIVAEAKGAYLDRVPPDVQLVDLKARFPVILSKTLALRHYLQQAQPAILFSALDILSSAYWARLGTNVATRLVMCVQTYLSEQFKDDQRPTFGKLRSRMVQWLYPKCDAIVAASWGTAKDVSELTHLPLEQIQVIYNPVITEEVFQKSEEPLEHPWFQPGEPPVILGIGRLVSQKDFPTLIAAFAKVREQRPARLMILGEGEKRSSLEALIHTLGLDAEVALPGFTENPYAYLSRAAIFALSSRFEGFGNVVAEALACGVPVVSTDCPSGPAEILDYGKYGRLSPVGDAAAMTTAILTLLEAPADRAALKRRSQLFERDRIVDQYVALIERLL, via the coding sequence ATGGCTGTTCGCCCACTTTTGATCACTGATAAACCACTGATCAGCGTCTTTCTGCCCGCTTTGGCGGGAGGAGGAGCCGAACGCGCCATGTTGTACCTTGCTGTCGGACTAGCGGAGCGGGGTTGGCGAGTCAATTTAATTGTGGCAGAGGCAAAAGGCGCTTATCTCGATCGCGTTCCGCCTGATGTTCAGCTAGTCGATTTGAAGGCAAGATTTCCTGTAATTTTGTCTAAAACGCTCGCCCTCCGTCACTATCTCCAACAGGCACAACCTGCCATTCTATTTTCAGCTTTAGACATCCTGAGTTCGGCGTATTGGGCGCGATTGGGCACAAATGTTGCGACTCGCCTTGTAATGTGCGTTCAAACATATTTATCAGAACAGTTTAAAGATGATCAAAGACCAACCTTCGGCAAACTGCGATCGCGCATGGTGCAATGGCTTTATCCCAAATGCGATGCGATCGTTGCCGCTTCCTGGGGAACCGCGAAAGACGTGTCAGAGTTGACACACCTCCCGTTAGAGCAGATTCAGGTGATTTACAATCCTGTAATTACTGAAGAAGTGTTTCAAAAAAGCGAAGAACCGCTAGAGCATCCCTGGTTTCAGCCCGGCGAGCCGCCCGTGATCTTAGGAATTGGGCGATTGGTTAGCCAAAAAGATTTCCCGACTCTGATTGCAGCGTTTGCGAAAGTGCGAGAACAGCGCCCAGCTCGATTGATGATTTTAGGCGAAGGGGAAAAGCGATCGTCGCTAGAAGCTTTGATTCACACCCTTGGACTCGATGCAGAGGTGGCGCTACCTGGATTTACAGAGAATCCCTATGCCTACTTATCAAGAGCAGCAATATTTGCGCTGTCATCGCGGTTTGAGGGATTTGGCAATGTGGTTGCAGAAGCTTTAGCTTGTGGTGTCCCTGTTGTGTCTACAGATTGCCCTAGTGGTCCTGCTGAAATTCTAGATTACGGAAAATACGGTAGGCTAAGTCCAGTCGGTGACGCAGCCGCCATGACTACCGCAATTCTAACCCTGTTAGAGGCTCCAGCCGATCGTGCTGCGCTAAAACGTCGATCGCAATTATTCGAGCGAGATCGCATCGTCGATCAGTATGTGGCACTTATAGAACGCTTGCTATAG